The Pongo abelii isolate AG06213 chromosome 11, NHGRI_mPonAbe1-v2.0_pri, whole genome shotgun sequence genome includes a window with the following:
- the GYPC gene encoding glycophorin-C isoform X4 produces the protein MNGWEAMEEKSTPRPGSRQQPGRPTNLGPREEHQFPFPDLPLPRLPAEPDPGITSSSTTMDIAITAGPDPGITSSSTTMDIAIIAGSSQMATPSPGRPQPAPSSFLDTPEAWLLNSPPLSALPCL, from the exons ATGAATGGATGGGAAGCCATGGAAGAAAAATCCACCCCGAGGCCAGGGAGCAGGCAGCAGCCAGGGAGGCCCACTAACCTGGGCCCACGAGAAGAGCATCAGTTCCCGTTCCCTGACCTGCCACTACCCAGGCTGCCAGCAG AGCCTGATCCAGGGAttacctcctcctccaccacaatGGACATTGCCATCACTGCAG GGCCTGATCCAGGGAttacctcctcctccaccacaatGGACATTGCCATCATTGCAG gttcaagccaaaTGGCAACCCCCTCCCCAGGGCGACCTCAGCCTGCTCCCAGTTCCTTCCTGGACACCCCAGAAGCATGGCTTCTGAACTCACCACCTCTGTCAGCTTTGCCTTGTCTGTGA
- the GYPC gene encoding glycophorin-C isoform X1 — protein sequence MNGWEAMEEKSTPRPGSRQQPGRPTNLGPREEHQFPFPDLPLPRLPAEPDPGITSSSTTMDIAITAGPDPGITSSSTTMDIAIIAGVIAAVAIVLVCLLFVMLYYMYRHRGTYHTNEAKGTEFAESADAALQGDPALQDAGDSSRKEYFI from the exons ATGAATGGATGGGAAGCCATGGAAGAAAAATCCACCCCGAGGCCAGGGAGCAGGCAGCAGCCAGGGAGGCCCACTAACCTGGGCCCACGAGAAGAGCATCAGTTCCCGTTCCCTGACCTGCCACTACCCAGGCTGCCAGCAG AGCCTGATCCAGGGAttacctcctcctccaccacaatGGACATTGCCATCACTGCAG GGCCTGATCCAGGGAttacctcctcctccaccacaatGGACATTGCCATCATTGCAG GCGTGATCGCTGCTGTGGCCATCGTCCTAGTCTGCCTCCTCTTCGTCATGCTGTACTACATGTACCGGCACAGGGGCACGTACCACACCAATGAGGCCAAGGGCACGGAGTTTGCTGAGAGTGCAGATGCAGCCCTGCAGGGCGACCCTGCCCTCCAAGATGCTGGTGATAGCAGCAGAAAGGAGTACTTTATCTGA
- the GYPC gene encoding glycophorin-C isoform X3: protein MNGWEAMEEKSTPRPGSRQQPGRPTNLGPREEHQFPFPDLPLPRLPAEPDPGITSSSTTMDIAITAGVIAAVAIVLVCLLFVMLYYMYRHRGTYHTNEAKGTEFAESADAALQGDPALQDAGDSSRKEYFI, encoded by the exons ATGAATGGATGGGAAGCCATGGAAGAAAAATCCACCCCGAGGCCAGGGAGCAGGCAGCAGCCAGGGAGGCCCACTAACCTGGGCCCACGAGAAGAGCATCAGTTCCCGTTCCCTGACCTGCCACTACCCAGGCTGCCAGCAG AGCCTGATCCAGGGAttacctcctcctccaccacaatGGACATTGCCATCACTGCAG GCGTGATCGCTGCTGTGGCCATCGTCCTAGTCTGCCTCCTCTTCGTCATGCTGTACTACATGTACCGGCACAGGGGCACGTACCACACCAATGAGGCCAAGGGCACGGAGTTTGCTGAGAGTGCAGATGCAGCCCTGCAGGGCGACCCTGCCCTCCAAGATGCTGGTGATAGCAGCAGAAAGGAGTACTTTATCTGA
- the GYPC gene encoding glycophorin-C isoform X2: MRSPNSTAWPLSLEPDPGITSSSTTMDIAITAGELLSHSPSSSQGWGPWHGESSSLTSDSCPLFTGPDPGITSSSTTMDIAIIAGVIAAVAIVLVCLLFVMLYYMYRHRGTYHTNEAKGTEFAESADAALQGDPALQDAGDSSRKEYFI; this comes from the exons AGCCTGATCCAGGGAttacctcctcctccaccacaatGGACATTGCCATCACTGCAGGTGAGCTCTTATCACACAGCCCTTCAAGCAGCCAGGGTTGGGGGCCTTG GCATGGAGAGTCTTCCTCTCTGACCTCAGATTCTTGTCCTCTGTTCACAGGGCCTGATCCAGGGAttacctcctcctccaccacaatGGACATTGCCATCATTGCAG GCGTGATCGCTGCTGTGGCCATCGTCCTAGTCTGCCTCCTCTTCGTCATGCTGTACTACATGTACCGGCACAGGGGCACGTACCACACCAATGAGGCCAAGGGCACGGAGTTTGCTGAGAGTGCAGATGCAGCCCTGCAGGGCGACCCTGCCCTCCAAGATGCTGGTGATAGCAGCAGAAAGGAGTACTTTATCTGA
- the GYPC gene encoding glycophorin-C isoform X6, with product MNGWEAMEEKSTPRPGSRQQPGRPTNLGPREEHQFPFPDLPLPRLPAEPDPGITSSSTTMDIAITAGPDPGITSSSTTMDIAIIAGNLSLPLLCFEPWASGSPWVMAVTANCV from the exons ATGAATGGATGGGAAGCCATGGAAGAAAAATCCACCCCGAGGCCAGGGAGCAGGCAGCAGCCAGGGAGGCCCACTAACCTGGGCCCACGAGAAGAGCATCAGTTCCCGTTCCCTGACCTGCCACTACCCAGGCTGCCAGCAG AGCCTGATCCAGGGAttacctcctcctccaccacaatGGACATTGCCATCACTGCAG GGCCTGATCCAGGGAttacctcctcctccaccacaatGGACATTGCCATCATTGCAG GAAACTTGAGCCTGCCTTTGCTTTGCTTTGAACCCTGGGCAAGTGGCTCCCCATGGGTCATGGCTGTGACTGCAAACTGTGTTTGA